A window of the Streptomyces sp. NBC_00250 genome harbors these coding sequences:
- a CDS encoding ankyrin repeat domain-containing protein, with amino-acid sequence MSTLFDAIRDGNENGAVQALRDGADPEGREDGETALYRAAVGNEAGIVRVLLAAGADPGGFSGEDGDELPLCGAAVGGHTEVVRALLAAGAAADQEEEYGFTALAWALQLGYADTARALLEYGADPDRRGPDGILPLVAAARRGSTGCVRALLDHGANSREAALREARRWIGADIAAELRRGLVAGNEGGQTYEAVVRRVREDGGITVVVELLRENGAPGRGNDRQTGHAAIATLLEAALGLHTSHEELAARALRCGDPELDDWTTAVAELAGRADEETFVAAAAWCAYRDPMRRALGARVLGALPGFASSAVPVLRRLAAEVMAVPVPAWEPGPSARQQVPSPREPGLSVVSAREPVLSVVSALGACADPAAVPELLAAAGHPDAVVRRAVAGALAGIVPTGHVEALGVLLALSRDGDARVRDWATLALAELPDDTPLVREGLAERLGDADPETAAEAARGLAIRQDPRAVDALASVLADGDPEGAARETALAALEYVHDPRVRTRLEWTFPRRG; translated from the coding sequence ATGAGCACGCTGTTCGACGCCATCCGTGACGGGAACGAGAACGGGGCCGTACAGGCCCTGCGGGACGGGGCCGACCCCGAGGGCCGGGAGGACGGGGAGACCGCGCTGTACCGGGCGGCCGTCGGCAACGAGGCCGGAATCGTACGGGTGCTGCTGGCCGCCGGGGCCGACCCCGGCGGCTTCAGCGGCGAGGACGGCGATGAACTGCCGCTCTGCGGGGCGGCCGTCGGCGGGCACACCGAGGTGGTGCGGGCCCTGCTCGCGGCGGGCGCGGCGGCGGACCAGGAGGAGGAGTACGGCTTCACGGCCCTCGCCTGGGCCCTGCAGCTCGGGTACGCCGACACGGCACGGGCACTCCTCGAGTACGGGGCCGACCCCGACCGGCGGGGACCGGACGGGATCCTGCCGCTGGTGGCCGCCGCCCGGCGCGGCTCCACCGGCTGCGTACGGGCGCTGCTCGATCACGGGGCGAACTCCCGGGAGGCCGCGCTCCGGGAGGCGCGGCGCTGGATCGGCGCCGACATCGCGGCCGAGCTGCGGCGCGGGCTCGTCGCCGGGAACGAGGGCGGGCAGACGTACGAGGCGGTGGTCCGCCGGGTCCGGGAGGACGGCGGGATCACGGTCGTCGTCGAGCTGCTGCGGGAGAACGGCGCTCCGGGGCGCGGCAACGACCGCCAGACCGGGCACGCGGCGATCGCCACGCTCCTGGAGGCGGCGCTCGGACTGCACACCTCGCACGAGGAGCTGGCGGCACGGGCCCTGCGCTGCGGCGATCCGGAGCTCGACGACTGGACGACGGCGGTGGCCGAACTCGCGGGCCGGGCCGACGAGGAGACCTTCGTGGCGGCGGCCGCGTGGTGCGCGTACCGCGATCCGATGCGCCGGGCGCTGGGTGCGCGGGTGCTCGGCGCGCTGCCGGGCTTCGCGTCGAGCGCGGTTCCGGTGCTCCGGCGGCTCGCGGCGGAGGTGATGGCGGTGCCCGTGCCGGCGTGGGAGCCGGGGCCGTCGGCACGGCAGCAGGTGCCGTCGCCGCGGGAGCCGGGGCTTTCGGTGGTGTCGGCGCGCGAGCCGGTGCTGTCGGTGGTGTCCGCGCTGGGGGCGTGCGCCGATCCGGCCGCGGTACCCGAACTGCTCGCCGCGGCCGGGCATCCCGACGCGGTCGTACGGCGGGCGGTCGCGGGGGCCCTGGCCGGGATCGTGCCGACCGGGCACGTCGAGGCGCTCGGGGTGCTGCTCGCGCTGAGCCGGGACGGTGACGCGCGGGTGCGGGACTGGGCGACGCTGGCGCTCGCCGAACTGCCCGACGACACCCCTCTCGTACGGGAGGGGCTCGCCGAGCGGCTCGGCGACGCCGATCCGGAGACGGCGGCGGAGGCGGCGCGCGGGCTCGCGATCCGTCAGGACCCGCGCGCCGTCGACGCGCTGGCGTCGGTCCTCGCGGACGGCGATCCGGAGGGCGCGGCGCGGGAGACGGCGCTGGCCGCCCTGGAGTACGTCCACGACCCCCGGGTCAGGACCCGGCTGGAGTGGACGTTCCCGCGCCGCGGCTGA
- a CDS encoding GNAT family N-acetyltransferase, whose protein sequence is MTHDHDDATLSVGHGDAALAKLLEQGLDAFNFAATNTTPEDQGELSVKAVDENGELIGGLTGWTWSGLFGIDMLWVREDSRKDGWGSRLLRAAEEEARRRGCDRATVSSFTFQAPDFYRRHGYVETGRVLGIPGGAEDVHFHKSLVEEPSADD, encoded by the coding sequence ATGACGCACGATCACGACGACGCGACGCTCAGCGTCGGCCACGGCGACGCCGCCCTCGCGAAGCTCCTGGAGCAGGGGCTCGACGCGTTCAACTTCGCGGCCACGAACACCACCCCCGAGGACCAGGGGGAGCTGTCGGTGAAGGCCGTCGACGAGAACGGCGAGCTGATCGGCGGGCTCACCGGCTGGACCTGGAGCGGCCTCTTCGGGATCGACATGCTGTGGGTCCGCGAGGACAGCCGCAAGGACGGCTGGGGGAGCCGGCTCCTGCGCGCGGCCGAGGAAGAGGCCCGGCGGCGCGGCTGCGACCGCGCCACCGTCTCGTCCTTCACCTTCCAGGCCCCGGACTTCTACCGGCGGCACGGCTACGTGGAGACCGGCCGGGTGCTCGGCATCCCGGGCGGCGCCGAGGACGTCCACTTCCACAAGAGCCTGGTCGAGGAGCCCTCCGCGGACGACTAA
- a CDS encoding S1 family peptidase: MARALQKLAAAGAVVLAAVSLQPTTASAAPAPVVGGTRAAQGEFPWMVRLSMGCGGSLITPQVVLTAAHCVNGSGNNTSITATAGVVDLQSGSAIKVKSTKVLQAPGYNGKGKDWALIKLASPITSLPNLKIAETTAYNSGTFTVAGWGAATEGGGQQRYLRKATVPFVSDASCQSSYGSDLVPAEEICAGYSQGGVDTCQGDSGGPMFRKDNAGAWVQVGIVSWGEGCARAGYPGVYTEVSTFASAIKSAAATL, encoded by the coding sequence ATGGCCCGTGCGCTCCAGAAGCTGGCCGCGGCCGGCGCCGTCGTCCTGGCGGCCGTCAGCCTCCAGCCCACCACGGCCTCCGCCGCCCCCGCCCCCGTCGTCGGAGGCACCCGAGCCGCCCAGGGCGAGTTCCCCTGGATGGTCCGGCTCTCCATGGGCTGTGGCGGCTCGCTGATCACCCCGCAGGTCGTCCTCACCGCGGCCCACTGTGTGAACGGCTCCGGCAACAACACCAGCATCACCGCCACCGCCGGAGTCGTGGACCTGCAGAGCGGCAGCGCGATCAAGGTCAAGTCCACCAAGGTCCTCCAGGCCCCCGGCTACAACGGCAAGGGCAAGGACTGGGCGCTGATCAAGCTCGCCAGCCCGATCACCTCCCTGCCCAACCTGAAGATCGCCGAGACCACGGCGTACAACAGCGGCACGTTCACCGTGGCCGGCTGGGGCGCCGCCACCGAGGGCGGCGGCCAGCAGCGCTACCTGCGCAAGGCGACCGTCCCGTTCGTCTCGGACGCGTCCTGCCAGAGCTCGTACGGCAGCGACCTCGTCCCGGCGGAGGAGATCTGCGCCGGCTACAGCCAGGGCGGGGTCGACACCTGCCAGGGCGACTCCGGCGGCCCGATGTTCCGCAAGGACAACGCGGGTGCCTGGGTCCAGGTCGGCATCGTGAGCTGGGGCGAGGGCTGCGCCCGCGCCGGCTACCCGGGCGTCTACACGGAGGTCTCGACCTTCGCCTCCGCGATCAAGTCCGCCGCGGCCACGCTGTAG
- a CDS encoding glycoside hydrolase family 35 protein: MSTFAVGDEDFLLDGRPVRLLSGALHYFRVHEEQWEHRLGMLRAMGLNCVETYVPWNLHEPEPGRYADADALGRFLDAVARAGMWAIVRPGPYICAEWENGGLPHWLTGPLGRRVRTLDPEFLAPVEDWFRRLLPQVVERQIDRGGPVVLVQVENEYGSYGSDGAYLAWLAELLRGCGVSVPLFTSDGPEDHMLTGGSVPGVLATANFGSGAREGFATLRRHQPSGPLMCMEFWCGWFDHWGTEHAVRDAADAAEALREILECGASVNIYMAHGGTNFGGWAGANRAGELHDGPVRATVTSYDYDAPVDEAGRPTEKFRRFREVLAKYAEGPLPEVPEPPTGLAGPVSGTLDGWAPLETVLEVLGDEEAATPVPPTFEQLGVDRGLVRYRVAVPGPRQPYPLGVTGLRDRAVVYVDGAPAGVLDTMDGESVSLPGSVAGPAVVDLWVESLGRVNYGPRQAEPKGIAGGVRHERQYLHGFRSRALRLDAFEVAAVAEVPFGAGRGGRGLHRGTLDVSGAGDAMLRLPGATRGFVWVNGFCLGRYWPAAGPQDALFVPGPVLREGANEVWVLELEGDGEMGVELGVL, from the coding sequence ATGAGCACGTTCGCTGTGGGTGACGAGGACTTTCTGCTCGACGGGCGGCCGGTGCGGCTCCTGTCGGGGGCGCTGCACTACTTCCGGGTGCACGAGGAGCAGTGGGAGCACCGGCTCGGGATGCTGCGCGCGATGGGTCTCAACTGTGTCGAGACGTACGTCCCCTGGAATCTGCACGAGCCGGAGCCGGGGAGGTACGCGGACGCGGACGCCCTCGGCCGGTTCCTGGACGCGGTGGCGCGGGCCGGGATGTGGGCGATCGTGCGCCCGGGGCCGTACATCTGCGCCGAGTGGGAGAACGGCGGCCTGCCGCACTGGCTGACCGGTCCGCTCGGGCGGCGGGTGCGGACCCTCGACCCGGAGTTCCTGGCGCCGGTGGAGGACTGGTTCCGCCGGCTGCTGCCGCAGGTGGTGGAGCGGCAGATCGACCGGGGCGGGCCGGTGGTCCTGGTGCAGGTGGAGAACGAGTACGGGAGTTACGGCAGCGACGGCGCCTATCTGGCGTGGCTGGCGGAGCTGTTGCGCGGCTGCGGGGTGAGTGTTCCGCTGTTCACGTCGGACGGTCCCGAGGACCACATGCTGACGGGTGGTTCGGTGCCGGGGGTGCTCGCCACGGCGAACTTCGGCTCGGGGGCGCGGGAGGGTTTCGCGACGCTGCGGCGCCACCAGCCGTCGGGGCCGCTGATGTGCATGGAGTTCTGGTGCGGTTGGTTCGACCACTGGGGCACGGAGCACGCGGTGCGGGACGCGGCGGACGCGGCGGAGGCGCTGCGGGAGATCCTGGAGTGCGGGGCCTCGGTCAACATCTACATGGCGCACGGGGGCACGAACTTCGGGGGCTGGGCGGGCGCGAACCGGGCCGGTGAGCTGCACGACGGGCCGGTGCGGGCGACGGTGACCTCGTACGACTACGACGCGCCGGTGGACGAGGCGGGGCGGCCGACGGAGAAGTTCCGGCGCTTCCGCGAGGTGCTCGCGAAGTACGCGGAGGGGCCGCTGCCAGAGGTCCCGGAGCCCCCGACCGGGCTCGCGGGCCCGGTTTCGGGCACCCTCGACGGGTGGGCTCCGCTGGAGACGGTGCTGGAGGTGCTCGGCGACGAGGAGGCGGCGACGCCGGTGCCGCCGACCTTCGAGCAGCTCGGTGTGGACCGGGGTCTGGTCCGCTACCGGGTGGCGGTGCCGGGTCCGCGGCAGCCGTATCCGCTGGGGGTGACGGGGCTGCGGGACCGGGCGGTGGTGTACGTCGACGGGGCCCCTGCGGGGGTGCTCGACACCATGGACGGGGAGAGCGTGTCCCTGCCCGGGTCGGTGGCGGGTCCGGCCGTGGTGGACCTGTGGGTCGAGTCGCTCGGCCGGGTCAACTACGGGCCTCGGCAGGCGGAGCCGAAGGGGATCGCGGGCGGTGTGCGGCACGAGCGGCAGTATCTGCACGGGTTCCGGTCCCGGGCGCTGCGCCTGGACGCCTTCGAGGTGGCGGCGGTGGCCGAGGTGCCGTTCGGCGCCGGGCGCGGGGGCCGGGGGCTCCACCGGGGGACGCTCGACGTGTCGGGTGCCGGGGACGCGATGCTGCGGCTGCCGGGCGCGACCCGGGGCTTCGTGTGGGTGAACGGCTTCTGCCTGGGCCGGTACTGGCCGGCGGCCGGCCCGCAGGACGCCCTGTTCGTGCCGGGTCCGGTGCTCCGGGAGGGTGCGAACGAGGTGTGGGTCCTTGAGCTGGAGGGGGACGGGGAGATGGGCGTCGAGCTCGGCGTCCTCTGA
- a CDS encoding helix-turn-helix domain-containing protein, which translates to MYHTWMRYFTPSPVHHRLGLVCLGVGLQHGTLPTVGPRTLDHHVAVVVSAGSGWYRGADGRRTTVTAPALLWLTPGTPHHYGADPGTGWDEAFVDFTGPATTTYTELGYIEPDRPVVPLADAAPARAAISRIARAARPGNPLLEVETGAVVHELLVALRRARADTNADGDPVLAALARDAFQPLSVAEHAARHGMTAAELRTAVRRAAGCSPKDYLLTVRLGRAKELLAATELPVAAVARRVGYDDPAYFSRLFTRRVGTAPVRFREQQGRSVHGGWSNTVPDPEHPPTILPRSV; encoded by the coding sequence ATGTACCACACCTGGATGCGCTATTTCACGCCCAGCCCCGTCCACCATCGCCTCGGCCTCGTCTGCCTCGGCGTCGGACTCCAGCACGGCACCCTGCCCACCGTCGGCCCCCGCACCCTCGACCACCACGTGGCCGTCGTCGTCTCCGCCGGCAGCGGCTGGTACCGGGGCGCCGACGGGCGCCGCACCACCGTCACCGCCCCCGCCCTGCTCTGGCTGACCCCCGGCACCCCCCACCACTACGGCGCCGACCCCGGCACCGGCTGGGACGAGGCCTTCGTCGACTTCACCGGACCCGCCACCACCACCTACACCGAACTCGGCTACATAGAACCCGACCGACCCGTCGTCCCCCTCGCCGACGCCGCCCCCGCCCGCGCCGCCATCAGTCGGATCGCCCGCGCCGCCCGCCCCGGCAACCCCCTCCTGGAAGTCGAGACCGGCGCCGTCGTCCACGAACTGCTCGTCGCCCTGCGCCGGGCCCGCGCCGACACCAACGCCGACGGCGACCCCGTCCTCGCCGCCCTCGCCCGCGACGCCTTCCAGCCGCTCTCCGTCGCCGAACACGCCGCCCGGCACGGCATGACCGCCGCCGAGCTGCGCACGGCCGTCCGCCGGGCCGCCGGGTGCAGCCCCAAGGACTACCTGCTCACCGTGCGCCTCGGCCGCGCCAAAGAACTCCTCGCCGCCACCGAACTGCCCGTCGCCGCCGTCGCCCGCCGGGTCGGCTACGACGACCCGGCCTACTTCTCCCGGCTGTTCACCCGCCGGGTCGGCACCGCCCCCGTCCGCTTCCGCGAGCAACAGGGACGGTCGGTGCACGGCGGCTGGAGCAACACCGTTCCGGATCCCGAACACCCGCCCACGATCCTCCCGAGATCCGTCTAA
- a CDS encoding chorismate mutase — protein sequence MSESTGPQQPTPSPPPAPSQPESVRAELTRLRESIDNIDAAVVHMLAERFKCTQQVGVLKARHQLPPADPAREARQIARLRELAGNAKLDPAFAEKLLNFIIAEVIRHHETIADGAR from the coding sequence ATGAGCGAGTCCACCGGCCCCCAGCAGCCCACCCCGTCCCCGCCCCCGGCCCCGTCTCAGCCAGAGTCCGTACGGGCCGAGCTGACCCGGCTGCGCGAAAGCATCGACAACATCGACGCGGCGGTCGTGCACATGCTCGCCGAGCGCTTCAAGTGCACCCAGCAGGTCGGCGTCCTCAAGGCCCGGCACCAGCTGCCGCCCGCCGACCCCGCCCGCGAGGCCCGCCAGATCGCCCGGCTGCGGGAACTCGCGGGGAACGCCAAACTGGACCCGGCCTTCGCGGAGAAACTCCTGAACTTCATCATCGCCGAGGTCATCCGCCACCACGAGACGATTGCGGACGGAGCACGCTGA
- a CDS encoding asparaginase, with the protein MARVTVFTLGGTISARGGDAARMTGQEVLAELGGDHDVVLNDFRRVPSSTLTHADLAALAAEVRATVAAGSGVVVVQGTDTLEETAFLLDLLCTTEQPIVVTGAMRRPDLPGADGPANLAAALAVAADPACRDLGVLVVLADEIHAARLARKTHTTSVATFASPGAGRLGTVVEGEPRILLRPAVPAAFCPLKLDPDVRVALVTLSLGDRGELLDAVDHRFQGLVVAAFGAGHAPAWLVEPLAEIARRIPVVLASRTGGGATLSDTYRGPGSEYDLLHHGLIPAGALDPAKARILLHTLLSSGAAGPAGYDRPRITAAFAHLDGSGLA; encoded by the coding sequence ATGGCCCGCGTCACGGTGTTCACCCTCGGAGGGACCATCTCCGCACGCGGCGGCGACGCGGCCCGGATGACCGGCCAGGAGGTCCTGGCCGAGCTCGGCGGCGACCACGACGTCGTCCTGAACGACTTCCGCCGCGTCCCCAGCTCCACCCTCACCCACGCGGACCTCGCCGCACTCGCCGCAGAGGTCCGCGCCACCGTCGCCGCCGGCTCCGGCGTGGTCGTCGTCCAGGGCACCGACACCCTGGAGGAGACCGCCTTCCTCCTCGACCTGCTCTGCACCACCGAGCAGCCGATCGTCGTCACCGGCGCCATGCGCCGTCCCGACCTGCCCGGCGCCGACGGCCCCGCCAACCTGGCCGCCGCGCTCGCCGTCGCCGCCGATCCGGCCTGCCGCGACCTCGGCGTCCTCGTCGTCCTCGCCGACGAGATCCACGCGGCCAGGCTCGCCCGCAAGACCCACACCACCTCCGTCGCCACCTTCGCCTCACCCGGCGCCGGACGACTCGGCACGGTCGTCGAGGGCGAGCCCCGCATCCTGCTCCGCCCCGCCGTCCCGGCCGCGTTCTGCCCGCTGAAGCTCGACCCCGACGTACGGGTGGCCCTGGTGACCCTCTCCCTGGGCGACCGCGGCGAACTCCTCGACGCCGTCGACCACCGCTTCCAGGGCCTCGTCGTCGCCGCCTTCGGCGCCGGACACGCCCCCGCCTGGCTCGTCGAACCGCTCGCCGAGATCGCCCGCCGCATCCCCGTCGTCCTGGCCTCCCGTACGGGCGGCGGCGCGACCCTCTCGGACACCTACCGCGGCCCCGGATCCGAGTACGACCTCCTGCACCACGGACTGATCCCGGCCGGCGCCCTCGACCCGGCCAAGGCCCGGATCCTGCTCCACACCCTGCTGTCCAGCGGCGCGGCCGGCCCGGCCGGCTACGACCGCCCCCGCATCACCGCGGCCTTCGCCCACCTGGACGGCTCCGGACTCGCCTGA
- the pepN gene encoding aminopeptidase N, producing MSVLTRDEAQTRAQLLDVQHYSVDLDLTTGDETFESTSLVRFTARTAGDTFVELKPETLHSALLDDEPLDLTTLEGNRLPLRLDAGEHVLRIVATMRYSRTGEGMHRFTDPSDGESYVYTQLFMEDVQRVFAAFDQPDLKAVFEVSVTAPEGWTVLANGITEQQPDGRWKAAATPPLSTYFVCVAAGPWHSVRTEHAGLPFGIHCRRSLAAHLDADADEILAVTKACYDRFHEKFEEPYPFDSYDQAFVPEFNAGAMENPGLVTFRDEFVFRSAVTVTERQTRAMVIAHEMAHMWFGDLVTLRWWDDIWLNESFAEYMGYQTVNEACTDLFPDTWVDFGVTRKAWGYEADQRPSTHPVAPDPESVPDTASALLNFDGISYAKGASALRQLVTWLGEKDFLAGINIHFKRHKFGNATLADFIDNLAAATERDVHAWAEQWLRTTGVDTLTPALTGEGLRWKLAIDRDGSRPHRIAAGLYDRDPSGDLVLRERRELDVPQTEPAELTGPRPALVVLNDEDLTYAKLRFDELSEESALRGLSRIPDALTRAVIWNALRDMVRDGDLAPREYLEIALAHLTEETELALVQGVLGFARAQIADRYVTEDERPAALATIGEIARALLRRTEDGDAPGLRLTAVRAFIDSASTPDKIASWLDEGTVHGGPELDPELRWRILARLAVLGATDEPTIAAELERDPSATGQEGAARCRASLPTPEAKAAAWSALFDTDDLSNYLFTATAQGFWQPEQSDLVREYVPRFYPAAIALAARRGAAMAEAAGRYAFPSYAIDADSLTLGDHHMTTDETTPALHRKLVDQLDDLRRALKARTA from the coding sequence ATGTCCGTACTGACGCGCGACGAAGCGCAGACCCGTGCCCAGCTCCTCGATGTCCAGCACTACAGCGTGGACCTCGACCTCACCACCGGCGACGAGACCTTCGAGTCCACCAGCCTCGTCAGGTTCACCGCCCGCACCGCCGGGGACACCTTCGTCGAGCTGAAGCCCGAAACCCTGCACTCCGCCCTCCTGGACGACGAGCCGCTCGACCTCACCACCCTCGAAGGGAACCGGCTCCCGCTGCGCCTCGACGCGGGCGAGCACGTCCTGCGGATCGTCGCCACCATGCGGTACTCCCGTACCGGCGAGGGCATGCACCGCTTCACGGACCCCAGCGACGGCGAGTCGTACGTCTACACCCAGCTCTTCATGGAAGACGTCCAGCGCGTCTTCGCCGCCTTCGACCAGCCCGACCTGAAGGCCGTCTTCGAGGTGTCCGTCACGGCCCCCGAGGGCTGGACCGTCCTCGCCAACGGCATCACCGAGCAGCAGCCCGACGGCCGCTGGAAGGCCGCCGCCACCCCACCGCTCTCCACCTACTTCGTCTGCGTCGCCGCCGGACCCTGGCACTCGGTCCGCACCGAACACGCCGGGCTCCCCTTCGGCATCCACTGCCGCCGCTCCCTCGCCGCCCACCTCGACGCCGACGCCGACGAGATCCTCGCCGTCACCAAGGCCTGCTACGACCGCTTCCACGAGAAGTTCGAGGAGCCCTACCCCTTCGACTCCTACGACCAGGCCTTCGTCCCCGAGTTCAACGCGGGCGCCATGGAGAACCCCGGCCTCGTCACCTTCCGCGACGAGTTCGTCTTCCGCTCCGCCGTCACCGTCACCGAGCGGCAGACCCGCGCCATGGTCATCGCCCACGAGATGGCCCACATGTGGTTCGGCGACCTCGTCACCCTGCGCTGGTGGGACGACATCTGGCTGAACGAGTCCTTCGCCGAGTACATGGGCTACCAGACCGTCAACGAAGCCTGCACCGACCTCTTCCCCGACACCTGGGTCGACTTCGGCGTCACCCGGAAGGCCTGGGGCTACGAGGCCGACCAGCGACCCTCCACCCACCCCGTCGCCCCCGACCCGGAGTCCGTCCCCGACACCGCCTCCGCCCTCCTCAACTTCGACGGCATCTCCTACGCCAAGGGCGCCTCGGCCCTCCGCCAGCTCGTCACCTGGCTCGGCGAGAAGGACTTCCTCGCCGGCATCAACATCCACTTCAAGCGCCACAAGTTCGGCAACGCCACCCTCGCCGACTTCATCGACAACCTCGCCGCCGCCACCGAACGCGACGTCCACGCCTGGGCCGAGCAGTGGCTCCGCACCACCGGCGTCGACACCCTCACCCCCGCCCTCACCGGCGAGGGCCTCCGCTGGAAGCTCGCGATCGACCGCGACGGAAGCCGCCCCCACCGGATCGCCGCCGGCCTCTACGACCGCGACCCCTCCGGCGACCTCGTCCTGCGCGAGCGCCGCGAACTCGACGTGCCCCAGACCGAGCCCGCCGAGCTCACCGGCCCCCGCCCCGCCCTCGTCGTCCTCAACGACGAGGACCTCACCTACGCCAAGCTCCGCTTCGACGAGCTCTCCGAGGAGTCCGCCCTGCGCGGCCTCTCCCGCATCCCCGACGCACTGACCCGCGCCGTCATCTGGAACGCGCTCCGCGACATGGTCCGCGACGGCGACCTCGCCCCCCGCGAGTACCTGGAGATCGCCCTCGCACACCTCACCGAGGAGACCGAACTCGCCCTCGTCCAAGGCGTCCTCGGCTTCGCCCGCGCCCAGATCGCCGACCGGTACGTCACCGAGGACGAGCGGCCCGCCGCCCTCGCCACCATCGGCGAGATCGCCCGCGCGCTGCTGCGCCGCACCGAGGACGGCGACGCGCCCGGTCTGCGCCTCACCGCCGTCCGCGCGTTCATCGACAGCGCCTCCACCCCCGACAAGATCGCCTCCTGGCTCGACGAGGGCACCGTCCACGGCGGCCCCGAACTCGACCCCGAACTGCGCTGGCGCATCCTGGCCCGCCTCGCCGTCCTCGGCGCCACCGACGAGCCCACGATCGCCGCCGAACTGGAGCGCGACCCGAGCGCCACCGGCCAGGAGGGCGCGGCCCGCTGCCGGGCCTCCCTCCCCACGCCCGAGGCGAAGGCGGCGGCCTGGTCCGCCCTCTTCGACACGGACGACCTCTCCAACTACCTCTTCACCGCCACCGCCCAGGGCTTCTGGCAGCCGGAGCAGTCGGACCTCGTACGCGAGTACGTCCCCCGCTTCTACCCGGCGGCCATCGCCCTCGCCGCCCGCCGCGGCGCCGCGATGGCCGAAGCGGCCGGCCGCTACGCCTTCCCGTCGTACGCGATCGACGCCGACTCCCTGACGCTGGGAGACCACCACATGACGACCGACGAGACGACCCCGGCCCTCCACCGCAAACTGGTGGACCAGCTGGACGACCTCCGCCGAGCCCTGAAGGCCCGTACGGCCTAG
- a CDS encoding pyridoxal phosphate-dependent decarboxylase family protein → MRAEPPPLAGGPPGPDALGPLLDTVLDALRAGAEERGGPLPAGGPEAVARRVGALGTALPETGTGSHEALTTIVRALAAGAADPAHPLCAAHLHTPPLALAAAADLAASALNPSMDSWDQAPAASALEAQVTAALATEVYPDAAAPDALVTTGGTESNQLALLLARERLGPIRTVVGANAHHSFRRAAWLLGLPEPVVVPTPSGTLDPAALHEALTTLTGPVVVAVTAGTTDEGLIDPIPDLADVCAAHDAELHIDAAYGGPLLFSRTHRPLLDGLTRARTVTIDLHKLGWQPAAAGLLAVREAADLTALGHTADYLNADDDTEAGLPDLLGRSLRTTRRPDVLKTAVTLRALGRTGLGTLVDACMDRARDLADLVEKAPTLDLRARPTLTTVLFRPSGADDGTVAAIRRTLLAEGRAVLGRAEADGRLWLKATLLNPHATPGDLAQLITLVEGSAQR, encoded by the coding sequence ATGCGTGCCGAACCCCCACCCCTCGCCGGAGGCCCCCCCGGCCCCGATGCCCTCGGCCCCCTCCTCGACACCGTCCTCGACGCACTCCGCGCGGGAGCGGAGGAACGCGGCGGCCCCCTCCCCGCCGGCGGCCCCGAAGCGGTGGCCCGCCGCGTCGGCGCACTCGGCACCGCACTCCCCGAGACCGGCACCGGCTCGCACGAGGCGCTGACCACGATCGTCCGGGCACTGGCCGCCGGCGCCGCCGACCCCGCCCACCCCCTCTGCGCCGCCCACCTCCACACCCCACCCCTCGCCCTCGCCGCCGCCGCGGATCTCGCCGCCTCCGCCCTGAACCCGTCCATGGACTCCTGGGACCAGGCCCCCGCCGCCTCCGCCCTGGAGGCCCAGGTCACGGCCGCGCTCGCCACCGAGGTGTATCCGGACGCCGCCGCCCCCGACGCACTCGTCACCACCGGCGGCACCGAGTCCAACCAGCTCGCCCTGCTGCTCGCGAGGGAACGCCTCGGCCCGATCCGCACCGTCGTCGGCGCGAACGCCCACCACTCCTTCCGCCGCGCCGCCTGGCTCCTCGGCCTCCCCGAGCCGGTCGTCGTGCCCACCCCGAGCGGCACCCTGGACCCGGCCGCGCTCCACGAGGCACTGACCACCCTCACCGGACCCGTCGTGGTCGCCGTCACCGCCGGAACCACCGACGAAGGCCTCATCGACCCGATCCCCGACCTCGCGGACGTCTGCGCGGCGCACGACGCCGAACTCCACATCGACGCGGCCTACGGCGGCCCACTCCTCTTCAGCCGCACCCACCGCCCCCTCCTGGACGGCCTGACCCGGGCCCGCACCGTCACCATCGATCTCCACAAGCTGGGCTGGCAGCCGGCCGCCGCCGGGCTCCTCGCCGTACGGGAGGCCGCCGACCTCACCGCCCTCGGCCACACCGCCGACTACCTCAACGCCGACGACGACACCGAGGCGGGCCTCCCCGACCTCCTGGGCCGCTCGCTGCGCACCACCCGCCGCCCCGACGTCCTCAAGACCGCCGTCACCCTCCGGGCCCTGGGCCGCACCGGCCTCGGCACGCTCGTCGACGCCTGCATGGACCGGGCCCGGGACCTGGCCGATCTGGTGGAGAAAGCGCCGACGCTCGACCTGCGGGCCAGGCCGACCCTCACCACCGTCCTGTTCCGGCCGAGCGGCGCCGACGACGGAACCGTCGCCGCGATCCGCCGCACCCTCCTCGCCGAGGGCCGTGCCGTCCTCGGCCGCGCCGAGGCCGACGGCCGCCTCTGGCTCAAGGCCACCCTGCTCAACCCCCACGCCACCCCCGGCGACCTGGCCCAGCTCATCACCCTCGTGGAAGGCAGCGCGCAGCGATGA